A genomic segment from Corylus avellana chromosome ca5, CavTom2PMs-1.0 encodes:
- the LOC132182594 gene encoding calcium-binding protein PBP1-like, which produces MAGIGKGAVFEDLLPVMADKLGGDGLIRELCNGFQLLMDKDKGVITLESLRRNSALLGLQDLKEDELVSMVKEGDLDGDGALNQMEFCVLMFRLSPELMEDSQFWLEEAVEEELKQN; this is translated from the coding sequence ATGGCAGGGATTGGCAAAGGGGCTGTTTTTGAGGACTTGCTGCCGGTGATGGCTGACAAACTGGGTGGCGATGGGCTTATAAGGGAGCTCTGTAATGGGTTTCAGTTGCTGATGGACAAGGACAAGGGGGTGATCACTCTGGAGAGCCTGAGGAGGAATTCTGCGCTTCTGGGTCTTCAGGACTTGAAGGAGGACGAGCTTGTGAGCATGGTTAAGGAGGGTGATTTGGACGGCGATGGGGCGCTAAATCAGATGGAATTTTGTGTCTTGATGTTCAGACTGAGCCCTGAGTTGATGGAGGATTCTCAGTTCTGGCTAGAGGAGGCCGTAGAAGAGGAGCTCAAGCAGAATTGA
- the LOC132182697 gene encoding calcium-binding protein KRP1-like, giving the protein MAGIGKGAVFEDMLPMMADKLGGDGLIRELCNGFQLLMDKDKGVITLESLRRNSALLGLQDLKEEELVSMVKEGDSDGDGALNQMEFCVLMFRLSPELMEESQFWLEEAMEEELNYRMC; this is encoded by the coding sequence ATGGCAGGGATTGGCAAAGGGGCTGTTTTTGAGGATATGCTGCCGATGATGGCTGACAAACTGGGTGGCGATGGGCTTATAAGGGAGCTGTGTAATGGGTTTCAGTTGCTGATGGACAAGGACAAGGGGGTGATCACTTTGGAGAGCCTGAGGAGGAATTCTGCGCTTCTGGGTCTCCAGGACTTGAAGGAGGAGGAGCTTGTGAGCATGGTCAAGGAGGGTGATTCGGACGGCGATGGGGCGCTAAATCAGATGGAATTTTGTGTGTTAATGTTCAGATTGAGCCCTGAGTTGATGGAGGAATCTCAGTTCTGGCTTGAGGAGGCCATGGAAGAGGAGCTCAACTACCGGATGTGCTGA